From Brevibacillus marinus, a single genomic window includes:
- a CDS encoding cytochrome C assembly family protein, whose protein sequence is MADVRWIYDLTIFLYAASVLFYFNDFLLNNRKANLTAFALLAVVWLLQTVFFVSQMAAKPYFPVLTLFETLFFYSWVLVTVSLLINYFFRIDFLLFFVNVIGFVVLVLSMTVPETAPLAQMQSAVSELLFIHVTIAILSYVAFSLSLILSLMFLLQHNMLKQKKWSPLLRRLPSLDKLELFSHRMNMLGVPLLLLSIILGVIWAYLVYGGSFWLDLKVWMSLLVLVVYSVLLYRRLAEKWQGRKLVVWNVVAFSILILNVLSTNFSSFHQWL, encoded by the coding sequence ATGGCAGACGTGAGATGGATCTACGATTTGACGATCTTTCTCTATGCGGCGAGTGTCCTCTTTTATTTTAACGATTTTTTGCTGAACAACCGCAAGGCGAACCTGACCGCCTTCGCGCTGTTGGCAGTCGTCTGGTTGCTGCAAACCGTTTTTTTCGTCTCGCAGATGGCCGCGAAACCGTACTTTCCGGTACTGACGCTGTTTGAGACGCTCTTTTTTTATTCATGGGTATTGGTAACGGTCTCCTTGCTTATCAACTATTTTTTTCGCATCGATTTCTTGCTTTTTTTTGTCAACGTGATCGGCTTTGTCGTGCTGGTTCTCTCGATGACCGTACCGGAAACGGCACCGTTGGCGCAGATGCAGTCGGCGGTTTCCGAATTGCTGTTTATCCACGTCACGATCGCCATCTTGAGTTACGTCGCCTTTTCCCTGTCGCTGATCCTGTCCTTGATGTTCCTCTTGCAGCACAACATGCTGAAGCAGAAAAAATGGTCGCCGCTGCTGCGCCGCCTGCCCAGTCTCGACAAGCTGGAGCTGTTTTCGCACAGGATGAACATGCTGGGCGTGCCGCTCTTGCTCTTGTCGATCATCCTGGGGGTGATCTGGGCCTATCTGGTGTACGGCGGCAGCTTTTGGCTCGATCTCAAAGTCTGGATGTCGCTGCTCGTGCTTGTCGTGTACTCGGTGCTGCTCTACCGACGGCTCGCGGAAAAATGGCAAGGGCGAAAGCTGGTGGTATGGAATGTGGTTGCCTTTTCCATCCTGATACTAAACGTGTTGTCGACGAACTTCTCAAGTTTTCACCAATGGTTGTGA
- the hemA gene encoding glutamyl-tRNA reductase: protein MEILVLGLNYKTAPVEIREKFTFQDDSTPRALHLLSQTKSVVECVILGTCNRTEIYVVCDQLHTGRFYTRNFLAEWFGVERESFQEYLYIKENSEAIEHLFRVTCGLDSMVMGETQILGQVRNAFFLAREQKTTGTIFNTLFQQAITLAKRAHTETGIGQNAVSVSYAAIELGKKIFGSYRDKAVLILGAGKMSELTAKHLHANGVARVRVANRTLERAQQLARKFQGDACTLDHLAEALLEADIVISSTGAAGYVVTYEQLKPIMKQRKHRPLFMVDIAVPRDLDPRLNDLENVYLYDIDDLEGIVESNLRERAQEAERIAEMISEEVVAFQNWLHTLGVVPLISALREKAFVIHAEAMRKIENKLPDLTERELHIIRKHTRGIINQLLHDPVVRLKELAVQKSGDEVLELFSTIFALEDVVQRRREEAKWEAQKRAARGKEKILAAPSKE from the coding sequence ATGGAAATCTTGGTGCTAGGGCTGAACTACAAAACCGCTCCTGTGGAAATCCGTGAAAAATTCACGTTTCAGGACGACAGTACGCCACGTGCTCTTCATCTTCTCTCCCAGACGAAGAGCGTGGTGGAATGCGTCATTCTCGGCACCTGCAATCGGACAGAGATCTATGTCGTCTGTGACCAATTGCACACCGGCCGTTTTTATACACGCAATTTTCTCGCCGAGTGGTTCGGCGTCGAGCGCGAGTCGTTTCAGGAGTACCTCTACATCAAGGAGAACAGCGAGGCGATTGAACACCTCTTCCGCGTTACCTGCGGGCTTGACTCGATGGTGATGGGCGAGACCCAGATTCTCGGACAGGTTCGCAATGCGTTCTTCCTGGCGCGGGAACAGAAAACGACCGGCACGATCTTCAACACCTTGTTCCAGCAGGCGATCACGTTGGCCAAGCGGGCCCACACGGAGACCGGCATCGGCCAAAACGCCGTCTCCGTCAGCTATGCCGCCATCGAACTGGGGAAGAAAATATTTGGCTCCTATCGCGATAAAGCGGTGTTGATCCTGGGCGCGGGCAAGATGAGCGAACTGACGGCCAAACACCTGCACGCCAACGGAGTGGCGCGGGTGCGGGTGGCCAACCGCACGCTGGAGCGGGCGCAGCAGTTGGCCCGCAAGTTCCAAGGCGACGCCTGTACGCTGGACCACCTGGCGGAAGCGCTGCTGGAAGCTGACATTGTGATCAGTTCCACGGGCGCTGCCGGCTATGTGGTCACCTACGAACAGTTGAAACCGATCATGAAGCAGCGCAAGCATCGACCGCTGTTTATGGTGGACATCGCGGTGCCGCGCGACTTGGACCCGCGGCTGAACGACCTGGAGAACGTCTACCTCTATGACATCGACGATCTGGAGGGGATTGTCGAGAGCAATCTGCGGGAGCGGGCGCAGGAAGCGGAGCGGATCGCCGAGATGATCAGCGAGGAGGTCGTGGCCTTTCAAAACTGGCTTCACACGCTGGGCGTCGTGCCGTTGATCTCCGCGCTGCGCGAAAAGGCGTTTGTCATCCATGCCGAAGCGATGCGCAAGATCGAAAACAAGCTGCCCGATCTGACGGAACGGGAGCTGCACATCATCCGCAAGCATACCCGGGGCATCATCAATCAATTGCTGCACGACCCTGTCGTTCGCCTGAAAGAGCTGGCTGTGCAAAAAAGCGGTGACGAAGTGCTCGAACTCTTCTCGACCATCTTTGCGCTGGAAGACGTCGTGCAGCGCCGCCGCGAGGAGGCCAAGTGGGAAGCGCAGAAGCGTGCGGCAAGAGGCAAAGAGAAAATCCTGGCCGCTCCTTCCAAAGAGTAG
- a CDS encoding DMT family transporter has product MNKSYAADLTLLAVAFVWGATFVIVQNAIAFLDPNTFNALRFAIAAFFLSGVLLAISRKNWRAVFSGKLAAAGVLLGFWLFGGYALQTVGLLYTSPSKAGFITGLSVVLVPLFSYLLLKEAITWPKLLGVLLAVGGLYLLAFSGTLSLNLGDLLVFGCAICFALQIVFTGRYAPHFAALPLAIVQLWTVSLLSLLYALFFENWRLALVWETYLQADVFWGLLITSIFATAFAFLAQTALQKKTSATHVALIFALEPVFAALTAYFWIAEVLTAKQLLGGAMIFSGMILAELPIHAWLSSARRAKQEEHPLKR; this is encoded by the coding sequence ATGAACAAGTCGTATGCCGCTGATCTCACGTTGTTGGCGGTAGCCTTTGTCTGGGGCGCAACCTTCGTCATCGTGCAAAACGCGATCGCCTTCCTCGACCCGAACACGTTTAACGCGCTCCGGTTTGCGATCGCCGCGTTTTTTCTGAGCGGCGTCCTGCTGGCCATCTCGCGAAAAAACTGGCGTGCTGTGTTTTCCGGGAAACTGGCGGCGGCCGGCGTTTTGCTCGGATTCTGGCTGTTCGGGGGATACGCCCTGCAAACCGTCGGCCTCCTGTATACGTCGCCGTCCAAGGCAGGGTTTATCACCGGTTTGTCGGTCGTGTTGGTTCCCCTGTTTTCCTATCTGCTGCTGAAGGAAGCGATCACCTGGCCCAAGCTGCTCGGCGTGCTCCTGGCCGTCGGCGGTCTCTACCTGCTGGCCTTTAGCGGTACACTCAGCTTGAACCTGGGCGATTTGCTGGTGTTTGGCTGTGCGATTTGCTTTGCCCTGCAAATCGTGTTCACCGGCCGCTACGCGCCTCATTTCGCGGCACTGCCGCTGGCGATCGTGCAGCTGTGGACAGTCTCCCTGCTCAGCCTGCTCTACGCCCTGTTTTTTGAAAACTGGCGGCTGGCGCTCGTGTGGGAGACCTACCTGCAAGCGGATGTCTTTTGGGGGCTGCTGATCACCTCCATCTTTGCCACGGCGTTTGCCTTCCTCGCCCAGACCGCGCTGCAGAAGAAGACGTCCGCCACCCATGTGGCGCTGATCTTCGCCCTGGAGCCGGTCTTTGCCGCCCTGACCGCTTATTTCTGGATTGCGGAGGTGTTAACGGCCAAGCAACTGCTGGGTGGTGCCATGATCTTCAGCGGCATGATTCTCGCCGAGCTGCCGATCCACGCCTGGCTGTCGTCCGCCAGACGGGCCAAACAGGAAGAGCATCCCCTCAAACGGTAA
- a CDS encoding M42 family metallopeptidase, which produces MDNDLLLLQALTETAGPPGFEVRMHNLLRKQIERHSADVISDNLGSIAGRLGDQGPKILLAGHMDEVAFMVSHITRDGFLRMQPLGGWWGHVLLAQRVKVIARKGDLTGVIGSRAPHVLSIQERKNVLEIDTMFVDIGASSREEAEQFGVQVGDPIVPICPFEVLPNPRLLLGKAWDNRAGCFIALKVLERLRQEHHPNTVYAGATVQEEVGLRGAQTLANTIAPDIAFALDVGVAGDTPGMNQQEGHSRLGGGPLLGFYDTSMIPHLNLRDLVLETAKRHRIPYQIDLMPGGGTDGGKIHTANRGVPTMVVGVPARYIHSHVSIVHRDDLENAVRLLVELIKLLDERTVERIKGLARCDHDLRVPDPASCEREPSERQPSPV; this is translated from the coding sequence GTGGACAACGATCTGCTGCTTTTGCAAGCGTTAACGGAAACGGCCGGACCGCCCGGTTTTGAAGTGCGCATGCACAACCTGCTGCGCAAACAAATCGAGCGGCACAGCGCGGATGTGATCAGCGACAACCTCGGCAGTATCGCCGGCAGGCTGGGCGATCAGGGGCCGAAGATCCTGCTCGCCGGACACATGGATGAAGTCGCGTTCATGGTGAGCCACATCACGCGGGACGGCTTTTTGCGCATGCAGCCGCTGGGCGGTTGGTGGGGGCACGTGCTGTTGGCGCAGCGGGTCAAGGTGATCGCGCGCAAAGGGGATCTGACCGGGGTGATCGGTTCGCGGGCGCCGCACGTGCTGTCGATTCAAGAGCGGAAAAACGTGCTCGAGATCGATACGATGTTTGTCGACATCGGTGCGTCCAGCCGCGAGGAGGCGGAGCAGTTCGGCGTGCAGGTGGGCGATCCGATCGTCCCGATTTGCCCGTTTGAGGTGCTGCCCAATCCGCGCCTCTTGCTCGGCAAGGCGTGGGACAACCGGGCGGGCTGCTTTATCGCGCTGAAGGTATTGGAGCGGCTGCGGCAGGAGCACCATCCGAATACGGTGTACGCCGGAGCGACCGTACAGGAGGAAGTAGGGCTGCGCGGCGCCCAGACGCTGGCCAACACGATTGCGCCAGACATCGCCTTTGCGCTGGACGTGGGCGTAGCGGGGGACACGCCGGGCATGAACCAGCAAGAGGGGCATTCCCGCCTGGGGGGCGGCCCGCTGCTGGGGTTTTACGACACGAGCATGATCCCTCATCTCAATCTGCGCGATCTGGTGCTGGAGACGGCGAAACGACATCGCATTCCCTATCAGATTGACCTGATGCCGGGCGGCGGCACGGACGGCGGCAAAATCCACACGGCGAACCGCGGCGTGCCGACGATGGTGGTAGGCGTGCCGGCCCGCTACATTCACAGCCACGTGTCGATCGTGCACCGCGATGATCTGGAAAATGCCGTTCGCCTGCTGGTGGAATTGATCAAGCTCCTCGACGAACGGACGGTGGAGCGGATCAAAGGTCTGGCGCGCTGCGATCACGATCTTCGCGTGCCAGACCCCGCCAGCTGCGAACGCGAACCGAGCGAACGCCAACCCAGCCCGGTGTGA
- a CDS encoding protein O-GlcNAcase: MNSTECFPLRGVIEGFYGTPWTHQERLEMIAFLARHRFNCFFYAPKDDPYLRERWMEPHPPEQLAQFSQLIKQAAQSGLMFFYCLSPGLQLHYGSAEHFRTLIAKYRVLYELGCRHFALLFDDIPLALLHPEDRARYAHLAEAQVDLTRRVWETLRQWMAEPALVICPTQYCGLGSEPYITYLCRHLPAEVAVFWTGRFVCSPMLTEGDARFFVEQTNRRPIYWDNYPVNDLAMAAELHIGPLLQRDPRLYQYASGYVANAMELAESSKIPLLTIADYLAYPERYDPEQSWRRAIAHVAGEADAASFRQFADNVRSSVLNDQESPALLETLQQFRYRFLYGDRAEAIKGLQQVFREMEQNALRLLAGMQNRKLAREVRGWLEKYRHWAKVGLAATALIDAGSKGKRLLALFHLVRLKHWQRKTERLPAKVCGDVMRLFVSAVLQAASKQI; this comes from the coding sequence ATGAACAGCACGGAATGCTTTCCGCTGCGCGGCGTGATCGAAGGTTTTTACGGAACGCCCTGGACCCACCAGGAGCGGCTGGAGATGATCGCCTTTCTCGCTCGTCATCGCTTCAACTGCTTTTTTTACGCACCCAAAGACGATCCTTATCTGCGGGAGCGCTGGATGGAGCCGCACCCGCCGGAACAGCTTGCGCAATTTTCGCAGCTGATCAAACAGGCCGCGCAATCCGGCCTGATGTTTTTTTATTGTTTGAGTCCCGGGTTGCAGCTGCACTACGGCAGTGCGGAGCATTTCCGCACGCTGATCGCCAAGTACCGGGTGCTCTACGAGCTGGGATGCCGCCATTTTGCCCTGCTGTTTGACGATATCCCGCTCGCTTTGCTGCACCCGGAGGACCGCGCCCGCTATGCCCATCTGGCGGAAGCGCAGGTGGATCTCACCCGGCGCGTATGGGAAACGCTCCGCCAGTGGATGGCCGAGCCTGCCTTGGTGATCTGCCCGACGCAGTACTGCGGATTGGGCAGTGAACCGTACATCACCTATCTCTGCCGCCATTTGCCGGCGGAGGTTGCCGTCTTCTGGACCGGCCGGTTCGTCTGCTCTCCCATGCTGACGGAAGGGGACGCCCGCTTTTTTGTGGAGCAGACCAACCGCCGCCCGATCTACTGGGACAACTATCCGGTCAACGACCTGGCGATGGCCGCTGAGCTGCACATCGGTCCGCTGCTGCAGCGGGATCCCCGGCTTTACCAATACGCCTCCGGCTATGTGGCCAATGCGATGGAACTGGCGGAAAGCTCGAAAATTCCGCTGCTGACGATCGCCGATTACCTGGCTTACCCGGAGCGCTACGACCCGGAACAGTCATGGCGGCGGGCCATCGCGCACGTCGCCGGCGAAGCGGATGCGGCCAGCTTCCGGCAGTTTGCCGACAATGTGCGCAGCTCTGTGTTAAACGATCAGGAATCGCCGGCGCTGCTGGAGACGCTGCAGCAGTTTCGCTACCGCTTTCTGTACGGCGATCGTGCGGAGGCGATCAAGGGGCTGCAGCAGGTGTTTCGCGAGATGGAGCAGAACGCGCTGCGCCTGCTCGCGGGGATGCAAAACCGCAAGTTGGCCAGGGAAGTGCGCGGCTGGCTGGAAAAATATCGGCACTGGGCGAAGGTGGGACTGGCTGCGACGGCGCTGATCGACGCCGGCAGCAAGGGCAAGCGGCTGCTCGCTTTGTTTCACCTGGTGCGTCTCAAGCACTGGCAGCGCAAAACGGAGCGGCTGCCGGCGAAGGTATGCGGGGATGTGATGCGGCTGTTCGTGAGCGCGGTGCTGCAGGCGGCAAGCAAACAGATTTAG
- the yihA gene encoding ribosome biogenesis GTP-binding protein YihA/YsxC: MKVVTAEFVISAVSPKQYPTDGLPEVALVGRSNVGKSSLINKMLNRKSLAKTSSKPGKTQTLNYFRINEQLYFVDFPGYGYAKVAKSIKSQWGKMIETYLTGRAELKLVLQLVDIRHPPTKDDVAMYEWCKQIGLPTVVVATKGDKIARGRWLQHTKVIRQELGLRGDDTIIIFSAETGQGRDELWSEIKRRLAWEEEA; the protein is encoded by the coding sequence ATGAAGGTCGTAACAGCCGAGTTTGTGATCAGCGCGGTTAGCCCCAAGCAGTATCCGACGGACGGCCTGCCGGAGGTGGCGCTCGTCGGCCGCTCCAACGTGGGCAAATCGTCGCTGATCAACAAGATGTTGAACCGCAAGTCGTTGGCCAAAACCAGTTCCAAACCGGGCAAGACGCAGACGCTGAACTACTTTCGGATCAATGAACAACTTTACTTCGTCGACTTTCCCGGTTACGGCTACGCCAAAGTGGCCAAGTCAATCAAGTCCCAGTGGGGCAAGATGATCGAGACCTATCTGACCGGCCGCGCGGAACTGAAGCTCGTGCTGCAGCTGGTCGATATCCGCCATCCCCCCACGAAGGACGACGTTGCGATGTACGAATGGTGCAAGCAGATCGGCCTGCCCACGGTGGTCGTCGCCACCAAAGGGGATAAGATCGCCCGCGGCCGCTGGCTCCAGCACACCAAGGTGATCCGCCAGGAGCTGGGGCTGCGGGGAGACGACACGATCATCATCTTTTCCGCCGAGACCGGACAGGGACGCGATGAACTGTGGTCAGAAATCAAGCGAAGGCTTGCCTGGGAGGAGGAAGCATGA